In the Flagellimonas sp. MMG031 genome, one interval contains:
- a CDS encoding AsmA-like C-terminal region-containing protein yields the protein MSVGHFIRNRIDFKNINASLRTTKDHFVYVDTLSMEAAGGQFNLSGYFNGSDPKQIYLSPNLTLKNVDLDQLLFKFENFGQDHLVSENLHGKVSSHIKGKIRVYPDLVPDLDESEIHMDVQVLNGRLVNYKPMLMLSDYMGDKNLRNVRFDTLQNRLDITKGKMTIPDMTIESTLGHMELSGTQDMEQNIEYYVRIPWKTVKRAAVYKLFGNKKDKDSIPTDDKIIEVDPTKKIRYLNLKIHGNIDDYKVSLGKDK from the coding sequence ATGTCCGTAGGGCACTTTATCCGTAATCGAATCGATTTTAAGAATATCAACGCCAGTTTGCGCACCACAAAGGACCACTTCGTGTATGTGGATACCTTGAGCATGGAGGCTGCCGGTGGACAGTTTAATCTGTCGGGGTACTTTAACGGTAGCGACCCAAAGCAAATTTACCTGAGTCCCAACCTAACACTCAAGAATGTGGATTTGGACCAACTGTTGTTCAAGTTTGAAAACTTTGGACAGGACCATCTGGTATCAGAAAATTTGCATGGAAAGGTTTCATCACATATTAAGGGGAAAATCAGGGTTTACCCCGATTTGGTTCCCGATCTGGACGAATCGGAAATACATATGGATGTCCAAGTGCTCAATGGGAGGTTGGTGAATTACAAACCCATGCTTATGCTGTCCGACTATATGGGGGATAAAAACCTGAGAAATGTCCGGTTTGATACCCTTCAGAATCGTTTGGACATTACTAAAGGTAAGATGACCATTCCCGACATGACCATTGAATCTACCCTCGGACATATGGAGCTTTCCGGCACCCAGGATATGGAGCAAAATATCGAATATTACGTCAGAATCCCATGGAAAACGGTGAAAAGGGCAGCGGTGTATAAGTTGTTCGGCAATAAAAAGGACAAGGACTCCATTCCCACAGACGACAAAATTATTGAAGTGGACCCTACCAAGAAAATTCGCTACCTCAACTTAAAGATCCACGGGAATATCGACGATTATAAAGTTTCTTTGGGGAAGGATAAATAG